TCTGTAAACTACAATCATTTTAACAAATTGTAGGCCGAAAACTGAAGAATGTGTGGCAAATTGGCAATTATAATGCTAATGACAAAAATTAATGAGGGCATTTGTGTCTGAATCACCTGAACACTGTCCCAAAAATCAATAAAATCAATAAATCAGTTCTGTGTAAATAAAATGTCTCATTTTTATTTTGTGCATGATTTGAGCATGGTTTAGTTTTGTGAAATTAAGCCTAAGAAAAAAACCACGAATCATATTCGAGCATAGATATGTTTTATTTATAAAGACATATAAACAATATATGAAATTCATGTTGCAACACAACCAAATGCTTCGTCTGTTTAGGCTGTTGTTTTGACAACGAATACCATTGCAGTACTTTGATCAAGTAGTTTTCCACAGTTGTACAATCATGTGAATTGTGCAATAACGAAACCAAAATCCTCAATACATATTTTCCAAAAATATATCACATCATCCACTACTGTTTCCCCACATAGCATCAGTTAAAATGAGGGAAAGTTAATTCATAAACGACAGTGCTGCAAAAACACTCTTGAAGTTGGAACGCATTCTCGTAATCTTTCTCGTTATTTTCTGGTTCGCTGAATGTTGcatagtaggcctataggctacacaAGAATACGAAATAGATCATTCAAAACTTTTGCAAGGGTGACGTTTTTATAGCCACACATAAAATGTCAAACTGTCGATTAAAACATGGTCAGACACTGCCACAGCAATTCACTGTGGGGAGAGTGTAGCAAAAGAGAAACACTTTTAAGTGCAAACAGCTATTTGTcagctccaaccctaatctagcctGAGTAAACACCAGTGTtgttttttatgtttttgttAAATCTGGAGGAAACATCGCAGCAGTTATTTAGTTTAGGATTTACGCATTAGactttagacagagagagagaccaacataTGGATGCAAGTGGGTGAAGTTCAGGTATAGGCTATACAAAGAAAACGTTATCAAGGCTTGTCGTTATGGTGCTTGAAGAGACTTGCAGGTGTCCCCGAGTATTTCTCGGCGCAGGTGGCGAGTGCCGAGCCCGTGAAGGGGTATACCGCAGCCTGTCCAAAGGGTGCAATAGGTGTGGGGATGGGCGAGGTGATGCTCTGTCCCTGGTTCAGATAAGCCACCAGCCGCCTCATCTCCTCCAGAGCCTGTGCCTGCATGAGGATGTAGTTCTTTGCCAGGAGGAGAGTGGCTATTTTGGACAGTTTCCTCACCGACGGGCTGTGCGCATATGGGATCACAGAGCGGAGGCCGTCCAGTGCGTCGTTCAGGTCGTGCATCCGTCTCCTCTCGCGCGCATTGATGCTCAGGCGCAGAGACCGCTGCTCTTTGGGCTTCTTGGAAAGAGGACCCCCGTGTTTGTCATCGTCGAATGCCGAGCCCCTCTTCCGGGGGTCCAGAGGGTCAAAACGGTCGTCGTCGTCATCGCTGGTCTGCTCCCCGCCACTCTCGTTGGACTTGCCTGTCTGACCGGAGAGGAAGTCGGCGGCCGGTGTGAGAGGATATCGCCCTCCAGGACTTCCAGTAACCTGGCCAGGTCCAAAGCCGAAGGCGGACTGGCCGTATCGCTGTGTCAGGTCCAGTAAAGTGTCGTTGCTGATGGACTTCAGCAGATTCTCTTCCCCGGCATTCATTTTATCTTCCAAAATAAGAAGGACTAATACAACATGCAGTTCGGTCAAAACTTAACTTATCCTCTTCTGCTCTGTCGTTattgtgttttggagagggttcgCACACTCTCCCCGAGTCCTTCTTGTCAACACACTTTCTCTGTGGCTCTTCAGAACAGTTGCAGTGAATGGACTCGGCCTCTTGCTATATCCAGCACCTCTTGACGTTCCCCCGGCGCGCATATACGTTTAAAACACTTCTCTAATTGTGTGTTTTGCGAAGCGACATTAAACCCAAGTAAATACAGGCCTGGATGAGAGACTGGAGCGCGTGCCTCCTTGCCGGGTTCCTTGCGTGCTTCTTGCCCTCGCCCTGGGCAGATTGTGACTCGCGCTCCATCCCACTCGCACGTTAGTAGGAGCGCAAGGCCCGCCGGGATTATCTAACTGTCCAATCAGGGAGGCGTTTTAATTACTACAGTATAGGGTAGAAAGCTGGTATGGTCCTAATTTCTATCAGAATAATGATAATTGCAAGACAAATAGCTTTCGTCTATAATTTCGAGTTAGTCTATGTTTGACAAATTGTGGTGGGCTTCCTTTCATTGTCCCCATAAAACACCCATAAACCCAGAGTGAAGACAATCCTTAGAGAATGTCGGAAACTGCACCTTTAGGCTACTTTAGGCAGGCTGCAAACAGGCTATGACTGTAACACCTTCTTGTTGTTTTGACAGTAACAGGCTATACTGTAAAACTAACACTAAAGTACTGTATTAATGATTTACAGTAAATTGCCATGAATGGCAATGAACTCTGGATGATGTTTGGCCTAAACACTAAATCATACCCTCAATTCCAAAGAAATGttggtttaacagtacattactgtaactgCACAGCATTGTGGGATTGGCAACTGGCAACTTTTTCAAACCGTTCTGATTGATAGGATTGAGAGACATTAAGGATTACAGTATTGCACTGTACTGTTGTTTTATGGTAATTTACAGGCAGCCAGTTGCCTATAAATTACCCTAAAAACAATGGTTAAAAAAATTACAGTAACAGTATTAGATACTGTAAAATACGGTATGGTAACATCCAATACCTTATTTTAGGTAATTTACAGGCAACCGGCTGCCTGTAAGTAactgtaaaaacaacaagaaaggttttacaatgtaggctacattttatTTATACAATATCAGAAGTTTATATGATCACAATGTTATGCAAATCCAACTCCTCAAAAACCCTGCAGGTGAAGTGTTCCAATTCAGATTTGATGCATTTTATGGAATACAATTCAACTCCAAATGTGGAAAGTTCAGCTCCAGATATGAAGATAAGAACGTTTTATTCATGTTAATGAAGCAGAGCGATAGAGGCTGATTCTTCCTGGTTGGCATGTGCATTGTTTGTATAGACTCAGAGGGGTAATAGCATACAGCTCCTACATGCATGCCAAATAGCCTACAGTTGAATACCACAAATACATTGTGTAGTAGGCTATATTTGACAATATATCTCTGTAGGTATACTGCACGGTGGTCCACAATGAAATACAGTGACATTTTATGTCTTGAGCTACAATAAACTAAATGAGAAGTGGATGAGTACCCAACAATAGCTTACATGAGGCCCATGCAAGCTGGCAGAAGAAAAACAACACTCGTACAGTCAATTTTCACAATGAAAGATTAGTGTTTTTCAGGACCATGAAGAGCTCCAGTGACGCGTACTTCAGCCCAGAAAGAGGAAGacggagcgagcgagagagagagagagagagagagccgcaCCCGGTGGGTAGTAGCCTAATAATTGCGTAGCCTGGCCGGGCTCCAGAATCAAGGCTTATCAGAGGAAGGGAGGCCCAAGGCGGGGTGGTTCACCTTGCACATTAGCAGTATCAATACCAAATGCGCTCACGGACAGGGGCGACGGGAAAACATGGCATAGCACTATTGGATTTCTGGAATATATTCAGTTTCTTGCTAACTTTGTTGCATCATCACAATAAATAGCCTAGTTTTTCCCAAACATTTATTACAGGGACATAATGATTAgctatataaaaaaaacatatatcGAACTAAGTAACAGAAGCGTTGTGAAAGTGCCATCTCAAATATACTCTCCATGTTTGTAATTTATGCTTTCTAAGACAGTTGACTAAAACATACCAGTAGGTTAAAGTAACAGATGATAACCCAAACAGTGAGCCCAACATCCGAAGCAGTAAAGCTAAAAGCTCACCATTAGCAGATCCCAATCATATCGTTTTTCTAGTTTATGGTTTCAAGATAAGTTACCTGGTCACCTTTGCTTGGTCTTTTGTGGATTTAAGTCCTGGTTGAAGTTAAATTTACTTGATACAAAGCATTTCAATCGAATTGTTGATCGCTTTATCCTCTACAAGTCTCCTATCCCATCACACCAGGCCTGCTGAAGCACCACTTCTACTGACCAGATCCTAGTAGGAGATGGAAACACTGCCACCTTCTGTTGCGAATGACTCATTACACTATGGTTGTCTGAGCGCAACAAGCACATTGGAAAAAGGGGGTTTCGTGGTCAAACTACTTGAGTTTATGGAATGTTCATAATGTTTATAACAGGTGTAAATTGCCAACcgtggctttatacctgttcaaacaacagaCTACAGGTGACAGTATGTACCCTTTCAGTTTGTataccaactcatagaagtagtagaaggagaaaattgactacttcaaaatggagatggccttaaTGGCCCAGCCAATGcgctcacagacgccataatgggacagacaACGTTGCGATCTCTAAAGCTGCAATACAAATTTAAACTTcctcaaaaaatattttaaactAAGTTCGATAGTTGGTCAAGTTTGTACGGATACTGTCAAAATAATCACTGGACTTTAGTTACTCAGAACTGGAATTATTTCCTCAAATCTCACCACATTTGTTTCTATTTGCTGTAACATAGCCAATGAAGTTGTATTGTATTCTATTGGCTCAGACGCGGACTGATTACCAGCTGTGAACAAACCCACCTGTGGCTTGAAGGGGATAAATAAGAAATATCAGAGTTGGAAATGCAGATATTATTGCAAAAATACAAAATTGTCGCTGGAAATGAAAATTTACAGGTTCTTCTCAGGTATCGATGCTACCAAACTTAGTTTGGAGTTTTGTTAGGAAGTTTCAGCTGCAGTGCAGCTTTGCTAACTGGGATATTGAATTACATTCATTTTTTAGGACGATGCTAAATCATGCTAACTACTGCCTGTAGCAAAAATAGGCCTGAACAATGGATTATCGTGGATACTGTCACTACACAGTAAATTTGAAAGTGCTAAATCAACACTTTaagtgttacatttaacactgtcAGCGAGTCAATATGGTCCTGCTCTACACAGAGTAAAAAGTACACTAATCAAAGTGTTACATTTatagtgttgatttaacactaaGGAGTGCAAAAAGTTAACACTGGCCGGTTTTGATCAAATGTAACACTAAGAGGTAATCAACACTTTGAGTGTTATAGTGACACTCACTAGTGTTGATCTAGGGTGACTGCTATTAGAGGAAACGTGTTTACTCTATTCAGTGTTAATTGATTTACTATTCCCCCATGTaaatggaaaatatattttgtaaAAGCACATTGGAATTTCACAATGAACTCAAGCAAAGCTGTTTCAACAttcaaatatgttttattatgaCCAAACCATAAGTCTCAGCCCTGGCTTAAACTGTTATCAAGTGACAGTACAATGTAGTCAAAATAATCCCTTGCTCCATATGACATGAGCAAATCAATAGGTTTGTTGGAAAAGGATGCCATTTACATTAAAAACAAATATGTTTCTCACAACCTAACCATAAGTCTCAGCCCTGGCTTAAACTGTTATCAAGTGACAGTAGGGGACAATGTAGTCCAACAAATCCCTTGCTCCATATGACATGAGAAATCAAAAGGTTTGTGGTACATGATGTCATttaaagtggggaaaaaaagtattagtcagccaccaattgtgcaagttctcccacttaaaaagatgagagaggcctgtaattttcatcataggtacacgtcaactatgacagacaaaatgagaatttcttttccagaaaatcacattgtaggattttttatgaatttatttgcaaattagggtggaaaataagtatttggtcaataacaaaagtttctcaatactttgttatataccctttgttggcaatgacacaggtcaaacgttttctgtaagtcttcacatggttttcacacactgttgctggtattttggcccattcctccatgcagatctcctctagagcagtgatgttttggggctgtcgctgggcaacacggactttcaactccctccaaagattttctatggggttgagatctggagactggctaggccactccaggaccttgaaatgcttcttacgaagccactccttcgttgcccgggcggtgtgtttgggatcattgtcatgctgaaagacccagccacgtttcatcttcaatgcccttactgatggaaggaggttttcactcaaaatctcacgatacatggccccattcattctttcctttacacggatcagtcgtcctggtccctttgcagaaaaacagccccaaagcatgatgtttccacccccatgcttcacagtaggtatggtgttctttggatgcaactcagcattctttgtcctccaaacacgacgagttgagtttttaccaaaaagttctattttggtttcatctgaccatatgacattctcccaatcctcttctggatcatccaaatgcactctagcaaacttcagacggtcctggacatatactggcttaagcagggggacacgtcttgcactgcaggatttgagtccctggcggcgtagtgtgttactgatggtaggctttgttactttggtcccagctctctgcaggtcattcactaggtctccccgtgtggttctgggatttttgctcaccgttcttgtgatcattttgaccccacggggtgagatcttgcgtggagccccagattgagggagattatcagtggtcttgtatgtcttccatttcctaataattgctcccacagttgatttcttcaaaccaagctgcttacctattgcatattcagtcttcccagcctggtgcaggtctacaattttgtttctggtgtcctttgacagctctttggtctttgccatagtggagtttggagtgtgactgtttgaggttgtggacaggtgtcttttatactgataacaagttcaaacagttgccattaatacaggtaacgagtggaggacagaggagcctcttaaagaagaagttacaggtctgtgagagccagaaatcttgcttgtttgtaggtgaccaaatacttattttccaccataatttgcaaataaattcataaaaaatcctacaatgtgattttctggattttttcccctcaatttgtctgtcatagttgacgtgtacctatgatgaaaattacaggcctctctcatctttttaagtgggagaacttgcacaattggtggctgactaaatactttttttccccactgtacatgaaatACCTTGCATGGTGGACTTTGCTTCAAAACAACTTTAAATGCATGCAAATGATCATCAAAACATAAGGTTTCAAGAGCTGACCCAACCAATATTCTGTGCCATGGTGCTTTACCCATTtaactgacaaaacatttatgtGCACTGAGAGATTCAACTTGGCAGCAATCTCATGGCCTTCGGTCAGGTCATTGAGCCTTGAAATCTTTCCTGGATCTATAGCTAGTCTATCCTGGCATACACCACGAGTGAAGAATGGGCCCAATATTCCTTATATAACGAGGATAATGTATCATGAAGTGGTGTTTCAGTAACAGATTTCTATCTGGAAACAAATACTTGAAAAGCCTATGATGTTTAGCAATTAAGTGCTTTAGATAGATAGTCATGCCCTCTGTTAGTATAGGAGAAAACACAATATTTACAATTTGTAGTAGTAACAGAAGCAGCTGCCAGTATTTATCATCTTTCTGGATCAGATCACCATATATCAATGGCAAATTACAGAGGCGACATCAGGACTGAATAGTATTTAGACCCAAGTCATTGCTCCCATCATCCAATTTGACTGCAGGTGGACGATTCCTCCTCTCTGTGTAGCCATAGTTAAATGATTGAATTCTACTGTACACATCTTTAGCAGTCACAAAGTTGGCTTGTTTATACACTGTAACAAGTTTTACCTCAAATTGTGCAACTCCTTCTAAAATGTCATGCATTATATAAACAGAAAAATTGTCTGTAGTATTGAGGTACTGCAGAGAGTTCAATAAGCAAGCATGCTTCACACCGTACACATGAGGTAGTGTTGGGTTTGACTGAATAGTTTGACAATGGTCTGAGTGCATGTGTTTTGTTCGTAAAGTCACTCTTGGGTCATCCTCAGAGAACACAGTTTGAAAATCCACTTTTTCAGTGAGGCAAAAACGGCAACAATAACAAGCACTAAATGATTCCACAAAACCAAACAAGCAATGTATACCAAGATTATCTCCAGTTACTTGGACAATACTGTCATG
This portion of the Coregonus clupeaformis isolate EN_2021a chromosome 24, ASM2061545v1, whole genome shotgun sequence genome encodes:
- the LOC121537557 gene encoding class E basic helix-loop-helix protein 23-like; translation: MNAGEENLLKSISNDTLLDLTQRYGQSAFGFGPGQVTGSPGGRYPLTPAADFLSGQTGKSNESGGEQTSDDDDDRFDPLDPRKRGSAFDDDKHGGPLSKKPKEQRSLRLSINARERRRMHDLNDALDGLRSVIPYAHSPSVRKLSKIATLLLAKNYILMQAQALEEMRRLVAYLNQGQSITSPIPTPIAPFGQAAVYPFTGSALATCAEKYSGTPASLFKHHNDKP